A genomic stretch from Helianthus annuus cultivar XRQ/B chromosome 1, HanXRQr2.0-SUNRISE, whole genome shotgun sequence includes:
- the LOC110875775 gene encoding protein app1, with product MAPATTTSTTAGVPQPIIPQQLVEPVTPAAPVVVQPPTKRVKTEPVDLDVPLETRRPTPRVSTKSNLVQGTMVPPTIPYSVAPQPIVPQLSVGRATPAIPVAIQRPQLVSTRPIHAFVRVPVVSQQPIKAAVAEPRVLTAVPYVVVNNSCTPVVSTTMVEIPATTNVSSLPQPEASPAQSLEYIALVNQASDKKRRRTQWKNARKKMRANAQ from the coding sequence ATGGCTCCAGCCACAACCACATCTACAACTGCAGGTGTACCTCAACCAATTATTCCACAACAATTGGTTGAGCCAGTtactccagctgctcctgttgtAGTTCAACCGCCTACTAAACGAGTAAAAACTGAGCCGGTTGATCTAGACGTTCCTCTTGAAACTCGACGACCAACTCCACGAGTATCAACTAAGTCGAACTTAGTTCAAGGCACCATGGTTCCACCAACAATTCCATATTCAGTTGCACCTCAACCGATTGTTCCACAACTGTCAGTGGGACGAGCCACTCCAGCTATTCCTGTTGCAATTCAACGTCCTCAACTAGTATCAACTAGGCCAATCCATGCATTTGTTCGTGTTCCTGTTGTAAGTCAACAGCCTATCAAGGCAGCTGTTGCTGAACCTCGGGTTTTGACAGCAGTCCCATATGTGGTAGTCAACAACTCATGCACTCCTGTGGTATCAACGACAATGGTTGAAATTCCAGCAACCACCAATGTGAGTTCACTACCGCAGCCAGAAGCATCACCTGCTCAATCACTGGAGTACATAGCACTTGTGAATCAAGCTTCTGACAAGAAACGAAGACGAACACAATGGAAAAATGCCCGAAAGAAGATGCGTGCTAATGCTCAGTAA
- the LOC110930012 gene encoding uncharacterized protein LOC110930012 has protein sequence MEEGKFLGFIVTKDGFKVNPEKVQAIERMPSPSNIKDMQKLAGRLAALNRFLANHAAKSFPFIKTLRNCMKKSQFQWTPEAENAFREMKDCFIKLPTLTAPNKGEPLVLYLSASDRAVGAVLLVDRQGVQTPVYYVSRTLTDPETRYAIMEKLVLALIHASRRLRRYFANHTVHVLTNYNIGNILARPEISGRLAKWAIELGGHNVVFRPRPSIKGQVLADFMTEVPDDKERECKAMEKAEKKQTEEPWLLYTDGASNEDGAGAGLRLVSPDKHEFTYAIRLDFKSTNNEAEYEAFLAGLRLAIKMGVRHIKAHVDSMLVAGQINGQYEAKGDIMALYLNQAKTLLQTFYSYKVHHINRSENKPADALSKLASTSFQHLAKDVRIEVLSNPYVPLREVSVIQTGTTSWMTPIIMYLQSGILPENKAEARKIQYKSKHYQMADGILYRKSYLGPLLRCVDADDARYLIREVYEGICGIHAGLEWWWQK, from the coding sequence atggaagaaggaaagttctTAGGCTTCATCGTCACAAAGGACGGTTTTAAGGTAAATCCAGAAAAGGTCCAAGCCATAGAAAGGATGCCTTCACCGTCAAACATCAAAGACATGCAAAAATTAGCAGGACGATTAGCCGCACTCAATCGTTTCCTAGCTAATCACGCTGCAAAATCCTTCCCATTCATCAAGACCTTGCGCAATTGCATGAAAAAAAGCCAGTTccaatggactccggaagcagaaaacgcgttccgcgagatgaaagattgCTTCATCAAACTgccaactttaaccgcaccaaacaaaggAGAACCCTTGGTACTTTATCTCTCAGCTTCCGATAGGGCAGTCGGAGCTGTACTGCTCGTCGATCGTCAAGGCGTCCAAACACCAGTTTACTATGTGTCGCGAACCTTGACCGATCCAGAAACTCGGTATGCAATCATGGAGAAGCTAGTCCTTGCACTGAttcacgcttcaagacggttgcgcaGATATTTTGCCAATCACACCGTCCACGTACTAACAAACTACAACATTGGAAATATCCTTGCAAGGCCAGAGATATCAGGAAGACTAgccaaatgggcaatagagctgggAGGTCACAACGTGGTTTTCAGACCACGACCATCGATCAAAGGCCAAGTCTTGGCAGATTTTATGACAGAAGTCCCAGATGACAAAGAAAGGGAATGTAAAGCGATGGAGAAAGCTGAGAAAAAACAAACAGAAGAACCATGGCTGTTGTACACAGATGGTGCATCTAACGAAGATGGAGCAGGCGCAGGGCTGAGGCTGGTAAGCCCTGACAAACACGAATTCACATACGCCATACGCCTGGATTTCAAGAGCACAAACAACGAAGCCGAGTATGAAGCTTTCCTGGCTGGCTTACGGTTGGCGATCAAAATGGGGGTCCGACACATCAAAGCGCATGTGGACTCCATGCTAGTAGCAGGCCAAATCAACGGCCAATACGAAGCCAAGGGCGATATAATGGCACTCTATCTCAACCAAGCGAAAACGTTGCTGCAAACCTTCTATTCctacaaggtgcaccacataaatcgaagcgaaaacaagccAGCAGACGCACTAAGCAAGCTCGCATCAACAAGCTTCCAGCACCTAGCAAAGGATGTGCGCATAGAGGTTTTGAGCAACCCATACGTTCCACTCAGAGAAGTAAGTGTCATCCAGACAGGAACAACGTCCTGGATGACGCCGATAATCATGTACTTACAGTCAGGGATACTTCCCGAAAACAAAGCCGAGGCGCGAAAGATCCAATACAAATCAAAACATTATCAGATGGCAGACGGGATACTGTACCGAAAGTCGTATCTCGGCCCACTGCTGCGATGTGTAGACGCCGACGACGCACGTTACCTAATCCGGGAAGTGTATGAAGGAATTTGTGGTATTCATGCCGGGCTTGAATGGTGGTGGCAAAAGtaa